The following coding sequences lie in one Capnocytophaga stomatis genomic window:
- a CDS encoding DUF3164 family protein has protein sequence MSNIDLSQLTDEQRKELIKQAKELEKAEKARIKSEKQIAEGLKNELVLSNIDFMIDTRGGVENRIVKMFGDVETILKIEADLYKNKNQDQDSFSHTLPDGSAYLKIGWNTKPVYNGTEMHGISKLKTFMASLAGESENEKLLMKMLNALLKTDAQGNYNAQKVRMLDGMRNEANSELFNEAMDILRDAVIDIRTSRYVRGWKMVDFGNGMQKRVNFNFSID, from the coding sequence ATGAGCAATATAGATTTATCGCAGCTTACCGATGAACAACGCAAAGAACTCATCAAACAAGCTAAGGAATTAGAAAAAGCCGAGAAAGCACGTATCAAAAGCGAAAAGCAAATCGCCGAAGGATTGAAAAACGAATTGGTATTGTCAAACATTGATTTTATGATTGATACACGAGGCGGTGTCGAAAACCGAATAGTTAAAATGTTTGGCGATGTGGAAACTATTTTGAAAATAGAAGCCGACCTTTACAAAAACAAAAATCAAGACCAAGACAGTTTTTCACACACATTGCCCGATGGTTCGGCTTACCTCAAAATAGGTTGGAACACCAAGCCCGTGTACAACGGGACGGAAATGCACGGAATCAGTAAGTTAAAAACCTTTATGGCTTCTTTGGCTGGCGAATCCGAGAATGAAAAATTATTGATGAAAATGCTAAATGCACTCCTAAAAACAGATGCTCAGGGCAATTATAACGCTCAAAAAGTAAGAATGTTAGATGGAATGAGAAATGAAGCCAACAGTGAATTATTTAATGAAGCGATGGACATTTTGAGAGATGCCGTGATTGACATTCGCACGTCCCGATATGTACGAGGTTGGAAAATGGTTGATTTTGGTAACGGGATGCAAAAACGGGTAAATTTTAATTTTTCAATTGATTAA
- the pepE gene encoding dipeptidase PepE has translation MKKILLASTSTVYGGTYLSYLQEELARFFKGIDEIVFIPYARPNGISHDEYAEIAQKGFSSIGKKIIGLHSFENPEKALKEAKAIFTGGGNTFLLVTQLYKLNLMDTLREVVENGTPYMGTSAGSNIAGQTMQTTNDMPIIYPPSFKTLGLVPFNLNPHYLDPDPNSKHKGETRETRIKEFHKLNDIPVVGLREGSWICVEDNKIILKGDLTARVFLKNQEPKEVSELVF, from the coding sequence ATGAAAAAAATACTTTTAGCAAGTACCTCAACCGTTTACGGAGGGACATATCTCTCTTATTTACAAGAAGAATTAGCTCGTTTTTTTAAAGGAATCGATGAAATTGTATTTATTCCGTATGCCAGACCAAATGGAATTTCGCACGATGAATACGCCGAAATTGCTCAGAAAGGTTTTTCTTCCATCGGAAAGAAAATCATAGGATTACATTCATTTGAAAACCCCGAAAAAGCCCTCAAAGAAGCAAAAGCTATATTCACAGGAGGCGGAAATACCTTTCTGCTTGTAACACAACTTTACAAACTGAACCTGATGGACACACTTCGTGAAGTGGTTGAAAACGGAACACCTTATATGGGAACAAGTGCCGGAAGTAACATTGCCGGACAAACGATGCAAACCACCAATGATATGCCAATCATTTATCCGCCAAGTTTTAAAACGCTCGGGCTTGTGCCTTTTAATTTGAATCCGCATTATCTTGACCCTGATCCAAATAGTAAACATAAAGGCGAAACGCGCGAAACTCGTATTAAAGAATTTCATAAATTAAACGATATTCCTGTTGTGGGACTTCGGGAGGGAAGTTGGATTTGTGTTGAAGATAATAAAATCATTCTCAAAGGTGATTTGACTGCACGAGTATTCTTAAAAAATCAAGAACCTAAAGAAGTTTCCGAACTGGTTTTTTAA
- a CDS encoding IS5 family transposase — MSKDIIKKWIISHLSIGKRGFKTKFDLSLIFLLIVKRLKTGCQWRELPVEVYFKDQKISYQTVYYYFNKWSKDGSFKRIWLNLLLENRRKLDLSSVQLDGSHTRCRMGGQSVGYQLRKKSKTTNSIFLCDNLGQILAMGSPKSGNHHDLNNIDFVLKEILNLLEEAKIEHKGLFVNADAGFDSRDLKSFLQEKEIIPNIKQNPRNGQNENIYFDEELYKNRFKIERSFAWLDGFKGLIIRYETLNTTWMAMLYLGIILTFIRKV, encoded by the coding sequence TTGAGCAAAGATATAATAAAAAAATGGATTATTTCCCATTTGAGTATTGGAAAAAGAGGATTTAAAACAAAATTTGATTTATCATTAATTTTTCTTCTGATAGTCAAACGATTAAAAACAGGTTGCCAGTGGAGGGAACTTCCGGTAGAAGTGTATTTTAAAGACCAAAAAATAAGCTATCAAACAGTCTATTATTATTTCAATAAATGGAGTAAAGATGGTAGTTTTAAGCGAATTTGGCTTAATTTGTTGCTTGAGAATCGGAGAAAATTAGATTTATCAAGCGTCCAACTTGATGGTAGTCATACTCGATGTCGAATGGGAGGACAATCTGTTGGTTATCAGTTAAGAAAAAAGTCAAAGACCACGAATTCTATCTTTCTGTGTGATAATTTGGGGCAAATTTTAGCAATGGGTAGTCCAAAATCCGGTAATCATCACGATTTGAATAATATAGACTTTGTTTTAAAAGAGATTTTGAATCTTTTGGAGGAAGCGAAAATAGAGCATAAAGGCTTGTTTGTCAATGCAGATGCAGGTTTTGATAGCCGAGACTTAAAAAGTTTTTTACAGGAAAAAGAAATAATACCTAATATCAAACAAAATCCCAGAAATGGACAAAATGAAAATATTTATTTTGACGAAGAATTATATAAAAATCGGTTTAAAATAGAGAGAAGTTTTGCGTGGCTTGATGGTTTTAAAGGATTGATTATAAGATATGAAACCCTAAACACAACTTGGATGGCTATGTTGTATCTAGGGATTATACTAACATTTATTCGAAAAGTTTAA
- a CDS encoding N-acetylmuramoyl-L-alanine amidase gives MQLKKSKRSIKFLVIHCTATPEGREHSVADIDRWHKQRGFTEIGYNYVIQLDGTIQTGRDVDKTPAHVEGFNKESIGITYVGGVDKSTFRPKDTRTEAQKKALTLLLWTARECIYVIIWLFYWVMWMFFK, from the coding sequence ATGCAGCTAAAAAAATCAAAACGCAGTATTAAATTTCTCGTAATTCACTGCACCGCCACGCCCGAAGGGCGGGAGCATTCCGTAGCTGATATTGACCGCTGGCACAAGCAAAGGGGTTTTACCGAAATCGGCTATAACTATGTAATTCAGTTAGATGGCACTATTCAAACAGGGCGTGATGTGGACAAAACGCCCGCCCACGTTGAGGGGTTCAACAAGGAAAGCATCGGCATAACTTACGTGGGTGGGGTGGATAAAAGCACGTTCCGCCCCAAAGATACCCGTACCGAAGCACAAAAAAAGGCTTTAACCTTGCTACTCTGGACAGCAAGGGAATGTATTTACGTAATAATTTGGCTTTTTTACTGGGTGATGTGGATGTTTTTCAAGTAA